TACGTTGAAAAACTAGGCAGCTACAGTAAAGATGAAATACATTTGATTTTTGTTATTTTTATTTTACTCAGTTTATTTTTAAGTATCTTTACAACTTCAATAGAGATGTTTTTTGAAAAAGTCGCCCAGGGAAAAATTGAACCATATCTTACAAAACCTGTACCTAGCTTATTACTAATGTTATTCGGTTGGTGTAAACCACTTAACCTTATAAATTTCTGCATCCTTGCATTATTTGCTTATTATTACATCGAGTTACCACCCTTATCAGGTAATTACGTAAATTATTTAGAATTTATAATAGCTCTAATATGTATTTTAATAATTAATATTTGTTTTTTTCTACTTTTAAATTTTCTAACTTTCATTACCAGCAGAAAAATGCCTGTTGCTTATCTTCATGCAACAATTTATGAACTTTCATTCCTACCCATAACCATTTATCCAACCGAAATTATAAAATGGTTATTATTTTTATTACCTATGATATTTTCAGCGTCATTACCTGCATCTTTCTTGCTAAACAAAAATGAATGGTCGATTGAAATATTAATAGCCAGCACTAGTATAATTTTTTTTCTAACTAATATTACATATCAAAAAAGCATTTCTAAATTCAATAGTTTCGGGGGGTAAATATAGAGGACTATTTAACCAAAAAAATAAAACTCATTAGCTAAAAAACTTTATCTAAAGCTTACTCCAATCATTCAGTAATAAATGATATCATAGACTATTATTTTTTAACCTGTTATAGCATAAATAGACTCATATACAAATTTCTGATTAGAACATAATTAAGATATTTCGATGAGCAATTGAACAATGATTATATTATAAAAATTCTATATTTTCTAAGAATATATTTTATTAAATCAGCAAGTTTTTAATTATACGGATAAAATACATTTAAGATAACCTACAATCAATGCTATTTTACAAATATTTAAATATATAAAAACTATTGTTTATATCGCTTTTTCTAAGAAGTTAATAAAAATAATAGCGAATGGTAGCATCATACCTTACGCATCGCCCAATAGGTACCTAGAGATACCAACAGCCAAATCACCAAAGTAGCACCGACTGTAATATCTGGAATGGAACTTGCGGAATTGTATAATTGCATAATTACCAGCAAAACCGGCATTAATGGTGAAATAATTGCTACCCGTAACGGATCAAGTTTTTTCAGCGCGACCTGCAACAGTACCAAAGGAACAATAA
The Bartonella sp. DGB1 genome window above contains:
- a CDS encoding ABC-2 family transporter protein; the encoded protein is MRISFYYILLNIKRQCAYKKNLLGTFILSMSCYLIQFIYIDQVSSYVEKLGSYSKDEIHLIFVIFILLSLFLSIFTTSIEMFFEKVAQGKIEPYLTKPVPSLLLMLFGWCKPLNLINFCILALFAYYYIELPPLSGNYVNYLEFIIALICILIINICFFLLLNFLTFITSRKMPVAYLHATIYELSFLPITIYPTEIIKWLLFLLPMIFSASLPASFLLNKNEWSIEILIASTSIIFFLTNITYQKSISKFNSFGG